ACGGCGTTATCGGGAAAGAAACCTCTCATTTCATCGTACAACTGGGCAGCAAGCGTCTTGTTGTGCGAAAGGATGAGCGTAGGCTTGTTGACGTTTTGAATCACGTTGGCTATGGTAAACGTCTTACCACTGCCGGTAACTCCCAATAATACCTGCGAACGATCACCGCGTTTTACACCTTCGGTGAGTTGTCTGATAGCTTCAGGCTGGTCGCCAGTAGGCTTGTATTTTGATGTGAGTTTGAAGTTCATAGCTGCAAATTTACGCAAAACTAGTGAAAACTCTGTCGCGAGCGGTTAAAAAAACTATAAAAGAGTTTGTTTTTCGAGTAAAAATGCGTACTTTTGCATGCTAATTTATATATAAAGATGAAAATAAGACTTGTTCTCGTAGGTTTTATGGCTATGCTACTTAGTGGCTGCGCTGGCGAATTCAATAAAGTTTTTAAGTCTTCCGACTATGATTATCGCTATGAATATGCCAAGCAGTGCTTTGCCTTAGGAAAGTATAGTCGTGCTGAGAATCTTCTGATAGATATGATTAGCCTGAAGAAAGGCACCGACGAAGCTCAGGAATCTCTCTATATGCTGGCAATGTCGCAGTATATGAATTCAGACTATGAAGCTGCTTCTGAAACTTTCCGGAAGTTCTTTACCACTTATCCCAAGAGTCCTTATGCCGAGCGGGCTTCGTTCTATGTAGGACAGTCTCTTTATCGCGGAGCTCCAGAACCACGTCTTGACCAGACTCCTACAATTGGAGCCATCAACGCTTATCAGCAGTTTCTGGACTTTTTTCCTAATTCAAAACTGCGCCCAGAAGCTCAGGATCGCCTTTTAGAGTTGCAGGACAAATTGGTTCAGAAGGAATTGCTGTCTGCCCAGTTGTACTATAATCTTGGCGGATATTTCGGAAATGTGAATTCAAATACGGAGAGTAATTATATTTCCAGTATTATCACGGCTCAGAATGCACTGAAAACATATCCTTATTCCAAGTGGCGTGAGGATTTTGCACTTCTGATAATGAAAAGTAAGTTTCAGTTGGCCGAAAACTCATCAGCCGATAAACGACTTGAGCGCTATCGCGATGCAGAGGATGAGTGCTACGGCTTTTTGAACGAATATCCCGATTCCGAAAACAAGAGCATTGCCGAAAAGTATATTTCTAAATGCAAGAAGGTAATTGGTGATTGATTGGAAAAAAGCAAGGAATTTTGAAATTCTGATTAATTAATATTGATTTTAAGAACAAATAAACTTTATAAAAAATGGATTACAAAAAATCAAAAGCTCCGGTAAACACTGTTACTCACAACATTATGGACCTGTGTGAAGAAACAGGAAACATCTATGAAAGTGTTGCTATCATTGCAAAGCGTGCAAATCAGATTTCTGTACAGATTAAAGAAGATCTGTCTAAGAAACTGGCCGAGTTTGCATCTTACAACGATACTTTGGAAGAGGTGTTCGAGAATCGTGAGCAGATTGAAATTTCACGCTATTACGAAAAGCTCCCCAAGCCAACATTGTTAGCTACTCAGGAGTTTATTGAGCACAAGATTTACTATCGCGACCCCATGCGCGATTCGCAAACTCCTTCTGAGGCATAATTATTGATTCCTTAATCAGGCTTTTATAGCAATGATTCAGCGCAAGCAAACATTATTCCTTCTGGCAGCTTTTGTGCTACTCGTTGTCTGCATGTTCTTCCAGTCGGCTATGCTCATGGGATACCTGTGCGTAGTGGCTCTGGTGACTGTAGGCAATATATTTCTTTACAAGAAGCGCAAACTGCAGGCCAATTTGTGTACCATGGCCATTATGCTGTTGGTGTTTTGGTACATTCTCCTTGCTCTGTTGCAGAAAGAGAATGTCCAAGAGGTTTCACTTGAATGGCCTGCTGTGCTTCCGGCTGTAAGCATCTTCCTTCTGTTCCTGGCTCGAAAAGGCATATTGGCTGACGAGAAGCTGGTACGCTCGCTTGACAGAATCAGATAAGATGCAGGCTTCAGCCTTGATGTCAGCAGACTTCAGAAGGATCGGGATTATTTAATATTTAGAATTATGGAGGTCAAGTCAGCCGAGTTCGTCATTTCATCAGCATTGTTGTCGCAGTGTCCTGCCGACAACAAGCCTGAGTATGCCTTCATTGGCCGAAGCAATGTGGGAAAGTCAAGTCTTATTAATATGCTTTCCCGCAACAAGAAATTGGCCAAGACGTCGGCTACTCCCGGTAAGACGCTTCTTATTAACCACTTTATTATAAATAAGGAGTGGTATCTTGTGGATCTTCCCGGCTATGGTTTTGCTA
The sequence above is a segment of the Prevotella sp. E9-3 genome. Coding sequences within it:
- a CDS encoding DNA-directed RNA polymerase subunit omega; the encoded protein is MDYKKSKAPVNTVTHNIMDLCEETGNIYESVAIIAKRANQISVQIKEDLSKKLAEFASYNDTLEEVFENREQIEISRYYEKLPKPTLLATQEFIEHKIYYRDPMRDSQTPSEA
- a CDS encoding DUF4293 domain-containing protein translates to MIQRKQTLFLLAAFVLLVVCMFFQSAMLMGYLCVVALVTVGNIFLYKKRKLQANLCTMAIMLLVFWYILLALLQKENVQEVSLEWPAVLPAVSIFLLFLARKGILADEKLVRSLDRIR
- a CDS encoding outer membrane protein assembly factor BamD; protein product: MKIRLVLVGFMAMLLSGCAGEFNKVFKSSDYDYRYEYAKQCFALGKYSRAENLLIDMISLKKGTDEAQESLYMLAMSQYMNSDYEAASETFRKFFTTYPKSPYAERASFYVGQSLYRGAPEPRLDQTPTIGAINAYQQFLDFFPNSKLRPEAQDRLLELQDKLVQKELLSAQLYYNLGGYFGNVNSNTESNYISSIITAQNALKTYPYSKWREDFALLIMKSKFQLAENSSADKRLERYRDAEDECYGFLNEYPDSENKSIAEKYISKCKKVIGD